The stretch of DNA CAAACGTTTGGCGCGTACCGGCGAAGTACTCGGTTAACTGGGCGATGGCTTGCTGAACGGGTTCGGGAAGATTGTCGGGCGAAGTTGATTCGGCAGGTTCGTTCAGGCACGCAATGACCGACACGCCCGCATCGTCGCCCGTGATACGCACTGTTCCTACCGGAGAAGTCATGTACGCAGTCATCGCTATTCAGGGAAATATCTGGCAACAATTTCGGCCAATATGCCGGTAGTCAAGGGTTTAGCATAGTAGCCCCTCACTACCTCAAAAGCCGCAGCCTGCCCCCGGTCGGCGGGATTTATTGACGTCGTAAGCATCATCACCAAAACAAGGCTTTTCAATTCTTCGGGCAACCTGTGGTATTCCTCCAAAAACTCGAACCCGTTCATACCGGGCATGTTGATGTCGAGGAAGATAACGTCGGGGCGTTCATAATCAGCGGCTTCCGGCTGTGCCAGATAGCGCATAGCGGCCATACCGTTTTCGGCAATACGCACCGTTTCGCACAGGCCCGATTCCGTGATAACAAGTTGGTGGTAAAAATTATCGTCGGGATCATCGTCAATCAACAGGATGCAATGAATTGGTTTGGGCATAATGCTGAACGGTTTTTATTTCTTTTGGTATGGTCAGATAGAAAGTTGTGCCAGCACCGGGTATACTGGTAAGCCAGATTTGTCCCCCATAAATGTCGATTACTTTTTTGCAGGTTGCCAGACCAATGCCCGTACCAGGGTACTCATTGCGCCCATGCAGTCGCTGAAAAATCTGGAATACCCGCTCATGATACTGTGGCTCAATACCAATGCCATTGTCGGCCACGGCAAACTGGTACGCATCGCCCAGATCGGTAGCCTGAATGCTCAATTTGGTGGGCACATCGACACGTCGGTACTTTAACCCGTTGGTAATCAAGTTCTGGAACACCTGTTTCAGATCAGTGCGATGCGCTGTCAGCACGGGCAACGGGCCAACCTCTACCGTTGCATTGGCCGTTTCTATATCATCCTGATGTTCAGTCAGAATTTCGGCAACGAGCTGATTCATATCTACCGGCTGAAATTCCGTAACTGATCCCACCCGTGAGAAATCAAGCAAATCGTTGATAAGGATGCGCATTCGTCCGGCAGCCGCCGTAGACGTGTCAATCAACCGCTGGGCATCGCCATCTAACTGATTACCGTATTTGGTTTCGAGCAGTGTCAGGTAATTGACAATCGTTTTCAGGGGCGACTGAAGGTCGTGCGAGGCTACGTAGGCGAACTGCTGAAGCTCCTGATTGGAGCGGGCCAGTTCCTGCATGGCCTGCTGCCGAAACACCAGTTCGCGGTCAAACTCACGCGAGGTTTTCAACCCTACGGCTTCGTTGAAATACCGAATCAGGGCAATAACGGTTGCTACTGATACTACGCCCGTCAGAAACCGGATAAAGGCACTGAAGCGGTAGGCCGGCCACCAGAACATCATGGCATCGAGGAGATGCGTAGCTCCGCAGAGCAGGATAAACGCGCCAAACAGGACAAAAACACCGGGCAGCGGTACTCCTTTTTTAAGAACAACAAAGCGAATCAGAATCAACGGAATCGCCATGTAAGCCAGCCAGATTGTTAAGTCCGAAACAATATAAAGCCAGCCGTGAAAGTCGGTCCAGCGGCCACAAAACCAGCGCGGGGGCCAATCATTCGTTTGAAAAAGACGCTGAAAAAAATCGATAAGCTGTTCCATGAACGCGAGCGCAAAACCACTTCGTTTCGTTGGTGGAGTTGGGTGAGTCAAAGTTAATCACATTTTAAACGATAGCGTGTACTATCGTTTACTTCGTTGCCGTTGAGGAACGGTCGGATGCCAACAGGTATTTCCCGAAGAATACATCGAGTGCCTTGTAGGTCTTTACCCAATTTTTATGCAACAGAAAACTATGCACGTCGTCGGGAAAAATCAGCACTTCGGTAGGTACGTTGCGGGCGCGGAGTTTCTGAACCAGATCAACCGTTTCGGCAAACGTTACATTGCGGTCGTCGTCGCCGTGAACGAACAAACAGGGCGACCGCCAGAAGTCGAGGTTATGATTCGGCGACGATTCGAATGCTACTTTCATGTCGGCCTCGCCAATGCCCCAGCCGCCCCCCGGCGAAAACATGTTACCCCGCCACGACCAGTCGTGAACGCCGTGCAGATCGACGCCAGCCGCGAACAGGTCGGAGTTGCGGGCCAGGCCCATTGCCGTCAGGTAGCCACCATACGACCCGCCCCATAACCCGATGCGGAGGGGGTCAACGTCGGCACGGTTCTGGAGATATTTAGCACCAGCCAGCACGTCCTGATACTCCGACGCCCCGCGCGGCCCCTGTTTGTCGGCCCGCCGAAACGCCCGCCCGTAGCCAATGCCGGCCCGAAAATTCACCGACAACACCACGTATCCCTGCGAAGCTAAATATTGATTCATGGCGTAGGCATTGGCGTAGTAGCTGCCCCGGTAATGCCAGCCCAGCAGCATCTGTCGCATGGGGCCACCGTGGAGGAAAATCAGGCCGGGGTGACGGGCAGCCGAGGTTTGCCGGGATGGCGGGGGAAGAAAGAGTTGGGCGTGAACGGTGGTGCCATCGGCAGCTTTCAGGATTACCTGCTTAGGTTCGACCAGTGCGGCTGTCGGAAAACGTTGGGCATCGAAGTCAGCAGGTTGCGGAAACAGGGTTGTTTCGCGTGGTTCGCCCAATTTCCGGTAAGCAATACCCGTACTGCGGTTCCAGCCTGCCGAACGATAGAAAAGCCGGTCGCCCACCAGCACAGGGTCGGTTTCGATACCGGTGCCGGGCGTCAACAGTTCGGGTTTCCCTGACCCGTCGGTGCTGACCCGCCAGATGTGTCGCCGGTCTATATCGAGCGTATCATTGGCCGGATTATTTGCGCTGAAATACAGCGTTTTGCCATCAGGCGACAGGCAGGTTTCTTCGGCTTCGTAGTGGCTGCTGCCATCGGCATTACCCGTTACATTGCGGGGTTGTCCGGGCGAGTCGGGCGACAGGGCAT from Spirosoma montaniterrae encodes:
- a CDS encoding response regulator, giving the protein MPKPIHCILLIDDDPDDNFYHQLVITESGLCETVRIAENGMAAMRYLAQPEAADYERPDVIFLDINMPGMNGFEFLEEYHRLPEELKSLVLVMMLTTSINPADRGQAAAFEVVRGYYAKPLTTGILAEIVARYFPE
- a CDS encoding sensor histidine kinase, yielding MTHPTPPTKRSGFALAFMEQLIDFFQRLFQTNDWPPRWFCGRWTDFHGWLYIVSDLTIWLAYMAIPLILIRFVVLKKGVPLPGVFVLFGAFILLCGATHLLDAMMFWWPAYRFSAFIRFLTGVVSVATVIALIRYFNEAVGLKTSREFDRELVFRQQAMQELARSNQELQQFAYVASHDLQSPLKTIVNYLTLLETKYGNQLDGDAQRLIDTSTAAAGRMRILINDLLDFSRVGSVTEFQPVDMNQLVAEILTEHQDDIETANATVEVGPLPVLTAHRTDLKQVFQNLITNGLKYRRVDVPTKLSIQATDLGDAYQFAVADNGIGIEPQYHERVFQIFQRLHGRNEYPGTGIGLATCKKVIDIYGGQIWLTSIPGAGTTFYLTIPKEIKTVQHYAQTNSLHPVD
- a CDS encoding prolyl oligopeptidase family serine peptidase, which gives rise to MKRAVILFLLLFFYRADAQTPARFSIDDVLSAPYCSNLTAGSDHVVWVSTTEGVRNVYVYTPTSNKTRKLTSQTVDDGQDFSEFCFSPDGRQLAYVRGSGKNREGVSPNPTSNPAGAEQAVYVVAVDGNGQPRRIGAGSHPTFSPSENQLLFMQGGQVMVADLVTNQTKRNGQNNSVPTKLFSARGFLSDANWSPDGSSVLFVSNRGYHNLIGVYRLAERTITWLAPDVDRDKTPVWSPDGKRVAFLRQPGQRHGELENIMGGNRFAVWVADVATGEGRELWHSPADDGGFAQYYPAEPLRWTAANQLLFFSEHQGWMHVYALSPDSPGQPRNVTGNADGSSHYEAEETCLSPDGKTLYFSANNPANDTLDIDRRHIWRVSTDGSGKPELLTPGTGIETDPVLVGDRLFYRSAGWNRSTGIAYRKLGEPRETTLFPQPADFDAQRFPTAALVEPKQVILKAADGTTVHAQLFLPPPSRQTSAARHPGLIFLHGGPMRQMLLGWHYRGSYYANAYAMNQYLASQGYVVLSVNFRAGIGYGRAFRRADKQGPRGASEYQDVLAGAKYLQNRADVDPLRIGLWGGSYGGYLTAMGLARNSDLFAAGVDLHGVHDWSWRGNMFSPGGGWGIGEADMKVAFESSPNHNLDFWRSPCLFVHGDDDRNVTFAETVDLVQKLRARNVPTEVLIFPDDVHSFLLHKNWVKTYKALDVFFGKYLLASDRSSTATK